A genomic stretch from Pomacea canaliculata isolate SZHN2017 linkage group LG2, ASM307304v1, whole genome shotgun sequence includes:
- the LOC112556275 gene encoding cytoplasmic aconitate hydratase-like isoform X1 has translation MYKCKMESVGANPFSSCLQTLRVGDRECHFYGISKFDEEKIKKIPFSIRVLLESAIRNCDNFHVSEKDVDSILNWSPSMDQNIEIPFKPARVILQDFTGVPVVVDFAAMRDAVKKLGGDPQKINPVCPTDLVIDHSVQVDVSRSTHHFSPNPGGGIGTGSRGGSDAGSRSTCKCPRSEFPVLDPVCPFHGHQTSGADALEKNQELEFERNKERFSFLKWGASALKNMLIVPPGSGIVHQVNLEYLARVAFDEEGLLYPDSVVGTDSHTTMINGLGVLGWGVGGIEAEAVMLGQPISMVLPEVVGYRLTGEVGSLVTSTDVVLTITKHLRQVGVVGKFVEFFGPGVSTLSIADRATISNMCPEYGATVGFFPVDKQSLFYLRQTGRDEEKIKLIEQYLQASQLFRDYSNPDQDPVFSQVVELDLSTVVPCCSGPKLPHDKVPVTEMKPDFQSCLSNKIGRKGYGIPEDKLETKVPFIYDGQEYTLAHGSVVIAAITSCTNTSNPSVMLGAGLLAKKAVEVGLSVKPYIKTSLSPGSGVVTYYLRDSGVAEYLQKLGFEIVGYGCMTCIGNSGPLPEEVAGAIEKNDLVACGVLSGNRNFEGRIHPLTRANYLASPPLVIAYALAGTVLTDFEKEPLGMGAEGMPVFLRDIWPSRAEIQQIESHSVVPAMFQDVYSKISIGNTRWNSLEIPETDLYPWDPKSTYIKNPPFFENMTRELKPLEGVKDAYVLLSLGDSVTTDHISPAGSIARNSAAARYLISHGLVPREFNSYGSRRGHDEVMACGTFANIRLVNKLISKAGPRTIHFPSGEEMDVYDVAQRYINEGRQLIVLAGKEYGSGSSRDWAAKGPWMLGVRAVIAESYERIHRSNLVGMGIMPLEYLPGQSAESLGLTGKETFSIPLPADLETGQILDVQVSDGRTFRVKARFDTVVELTYFRHGGILNYMVRQML, from the exons ATGTACAAGTGTAAAATGGAGTCTGTGG gagcaAACCCCTTCAGTTCTTGCCTACAGACTCTTAGAGTTGGAGACAGAGAATGCCACTTTTATGGCATCTCAAAATTTGATGAAGAAAAGATCA AGAAAATCCCATTTTCGATAAGGGTATTGTTAGAGTCAGCCATACGCAACTGCGACAATTTCCATGTTTctgaaaaagatgttgacaGCATCCTCAACTGGTCCCCATCCATGGACCAGAACATTGAAATTCCCTTTAAGCCAGCTCGTGTTATATTGCAGGATTTTAC GGGTGTACCCGTGGTTGTCGACTTTGCAGCCATGCGTGATGCAGTCAAAAAACTAGGTGGGGATCCTCAAAAGATCAACCCTGTGTGTCCCACGGATCTGGTCATAGACCACTCAGTGCAGGTGGATGTGTCTCGGAG tACCCACCACTTCTCCCCTAACCCAGGGGGTGGCATTGGTACTGGGTCAAGGGGCGGGTCAGATGCTGGGTCAAGGTCAACATGCAAATGTCCCCGATCAGAATTTCCTGTCTTAGATCCAGTATGTCCATTTCATGGACACCAAACTTCAGG tGCTGATGCTCTAGAAAAAAACCAGGAGTTGGAGTTTGAGAGGAATAAGGAGAGGTTCTCTTTTTTAAAG TGGGGAGCCAGTGCCTTGAAAAACATGCTCATAGTGCCACCAGGGTCTGGCATTGTGCACCAAGTGAACCTTGAGTACTTGGCCCGTGTAGCCTTTGATGAGGAGGGCTTGTTGTACCCAGATAGTGTTGTGGGTACTGACTCTCACACCACTATGATCAACGGCTTGGGCGTCTTAGGATGGG GAGTTGGTGGCATTGAGGCAGAAGCTGTTATGCTGGGGCAGCCTATCTCCATGGTGCTGCCAGAGGTTGTAGGCTACAGGCTTACAGGGGAGGTTGGCTCCCTAGTCACTTCCACAGATGTTGTCTTGACGATCACTAAG CATCTGCGTCAAGTTGGAGTAGTGGGGAAGTTTGTGGAGTTCTTTGGACCAGGGGTTTCCACTTTATCCATTGCTGACAGGGCGACAATCTCTAACATGTGCCCAGAATATGGAGCAACAGTAGGATTCTTTCCAGTTGATAAGCAGAGCTTGTTTTACCTACGGCAGACTG GTCGTGATGAGGAGAAGATCAAGCTGATAGAGCAGTATCTGCAGGCCAGCCAACTTTTTCGAGACTATAGCAATCCTGATCAGGATCCAGTTTTCTCACAG GTGGTTGAGCTGGACCTTTCAACTGTTGTCCCTTGTTGTTCTGGGCCTAAGTTGCCGCATGACAAGGTACCAGTCACTGAGATGAAACCAGACTTCCAGTCCTGCCTTAGCAACAAGATTGGCCGCAAG GGCTATGGAATCCCAGAAGATAAACTTGAGACAAAAGTGCCATTTATCTATGATGGCCAGGAATACACCCTGGCACATGGATCTGTTGTCATCGCTGCCATCACTAGTTGCACCAACACCAGCAACCCTTCTGTCATGCTTGGAGCAG GTCTGCTGGCCAAGAAAGCTGTGGAAGTAGGACTCAGCGTGAAGCCATATATCAAAACCAGTCTGTCACCTGGCAGTGGGGTTGTCACATACTACTTGCGTGACAGTGGGGTTGCAGAATATTTGCAGAAACTTGG GTTTGAGATTGTGGGTTATGGTTGCATGACATGTATAGGAAACAGTGGCCCCTTGCCAGAGGAAGTGGCAGGTGCCATTGAAAAG AATGATTTGGTGGCTTGTGGCGTTCTCTCAGGAAATCGTAATTTTGAAGGCCGCATTCATCCCTTGACCCGTGCAAACTACCTCGCCTCACCTCCTCTTGTCATTGCTTATGCTTTAGCAGGAACAGTGCTTACTGACTTTGAAAAAGAACCCCTGG GCATGGGTGCTGAGGGGATGCCTGTTTTCTTGCGTGACATCTGGCCATCCAGAGCTGAGATTCAA caAATTGAAAGTCATAGTGTGGTGCCAGCTATGTTTCAGGATGTCTATTCAAAGATCTCT ATAGGCAACACTCGATGGAATTCCCTGGAGATACCAGAGACCGATCTGTATCCTTGGGACCCAAAGTCAACATATATTAAAAATCCTCCCTTTTTTGAAAACATG ACCAGAGAGTTGAAGCCCCTGGAGGGAGTCAAGGATGCTTATGTCCTTCTAAGCCTGGGTGACTCTGTAACTACTGACCACATCTCACCTGCCGGCAGCATTGCTCGCAACAGTGCTGCCGCTCGTTACCTCATTAGCCATGG cctTGTGCCGCGTGAGTTTAACTCTTACGGTTCTCGACGAGGCCATGATGAGGTCATGGCATGTGGTACGTTTGCCAACATCCGGCTAGTCAACAAGCTTATAAGCAAAGCGGGGCCTCGCACAATACACTTTCCTTCTGGAGAGGAG ATGGATGTGTATGATGTCGCACAGCGATACATCAATGAGGGACGACAGCTAATTGTTCTTGCTGGCAAAGAATATGGATCAGGATCTTCCCGGGACTGGGCTGCCAAAGGACCATGGATGCTG GGTGTGAGGGCAGTGATAGCAGAGAGCTATGAGAGGATCCACCGCAGTAATTTGGTTGGCATGGGGATTATGCCCCTTGAGTACCTGCCTGGTCAGTCTGCAGAGAGTCTAGGTTTGACTggcaaagaaacattttccatACCTTTGCCTGCTGACCTTGAGACAGGACAGATTTTAGATGTACAG GTGAGTGATGGCCGCACATTCCGAGTTAAAGCCAGGTTTGACACTGTAGTAGAGCTGACCTACTTTCGCCATGGCGGCATCCTGAACTACATGGTGCGACAGATGCTGTAG
- the LOC112556275 gene encoding cytoplasmic aconitate hydratase-like isoform X2 encodes MYKCKMESVGANPFSSCLQTLRVGDRECHFYGISKFDEEKIKKIPFSIRVLLESAIRNCDNFHVSEKDVDSILNWSPSMDQNIEIPFKPARVILQDFTGVPVVVDFAAMRDAVKKLGGDPQKINPVCPTDLVIDHSVQVDVSRSADALEKNQELEFERNKERFSFLKWGASALKNMLIVPPGSGIVHQVNLEYLARVAFDEEGLLYPDSVVGTDSHTTMINGLGVLGWGVGGIEAEAVMLGQPISMVLPEVVGYRLTGEVGSLVTSTDVVLTITKHLRQVGVVGKFVEFFGPGVSTLSIADRATISNMCPEYGATVGFFPVDKQSLFYLRQTGRDEEKIKLIEQYLQASQLFRDYSNPDQDPVFSQVVELDLSTVVPCCSGPKLPHDKVPVTEMKPDFQSCLSNKIGRKGYGIPEDKLETKVPFIYDGQEYTLAHGSVVIAAITSCTNTSNPSVMLGAGLLAKKAVEVGLSVKPYIKTSLSPGSGVVTYYLRDSGVAEYLQKLGFEIVGYGCMTCIGNSGPLPEEVAGAIEKNDLVACGVLSGNRNFEGRIHPLTRANYLASPPLVIAYALAGTVLTDFEKEPLGMGAEGMPVFLRDIWPSRAEIQQIESHSVVPAMFQDVYSKISIGNTRWNSLEIPETDLYPWDPKSTYIKNPPFFENMTRELKPLEGVKDAYVLLSLGDSVTTDHISPAGSIARNSAAARYLISHGLVPREFNSYGSRRGHDEVMACGTFANIRLVNKLISKAGPRTIHFPSGEEMDVYDVAQRYINEGRQLIVLAGKEYGSGSSRDWAAKGPWMLGVRAVIAESYERIHRSNLVGMGIMPLEYLPGQSAESLGLTGKETFSIPLPADLETGQILDVQVSDGRTFRVKARFDTVVELTYFRHGGILNYMVRQML; translated from the exons ATGTACAAGTGTAAAATGGAGTCTGTGG gagcaAACCCCTTCAGTTCTTGCCTACAGACTCTTAGAGTTGGAGACAGAGAATGCCACTTTTATGGCATCTCAAAATTTGATGAAGAAAAGATCA AGAAAATCCCATTTTCGATAAGGGTATTGTTAGAGTCAGCCATACGCAACTGCGACAATTTCCATGTTTctgaaaaagatgttgacaGCATCCTCAACTGGTCCCCATCCATGGACCAGAACATTGAAATTCCCTTTAAGCCAGCTCGTGTTATATTGCAGGATTTTAC GGGTGTACCCGTGGTTGTCGACTTTGCAGCCATGCGTGATGCAGTCAAAAAACTAGGTGGGGATCCTCAAAAGATCAACCCTGTGTGTCCCACGGATCTGGTCATAGACCACTCAGTGCAGGTGGATGTGTCTCGGAG tGCTGATGCTCTAGAAAAAAACCAGGAGTTGGAGTTTGAGAGGAATAAGGAGAGGTTCTCTTTTTTAAAG TGGGGAGCCAGTGCCTTGAAAAACATGCTCATAGTGCCACCAGGGTCTGGCATTGTGCACCAAGTGAACCTTGAGTACTTGGCCCGTGTAGCCTTTGATGAGGAGGGCTTGTTGTACCCAGATAGTGTTGTGGGTACTGACTCTCACACCACTATGATCAACGGCTTGGGCGTCTTAGGATGGG GAGTTGGTGGCATTGAGGCAGAAGCTGTTATGCTGGGGCAGCCTATCTCCATGGTGCTGCCAGAGGTTGTAGGCTACAGGCTTACAGGGGAGGTTGGCTCCCTAGTCACTTCCACAGATGTTGTCTTGACGATCACTAAG CATCTGCGTCAAGTTGGAGTAGTGGGGAAGTTTGTGGAGTTCTTTGGACCAGGGGTTTCCACTTTATCCATTGCTGACAGGGCGACAATCTCTAACATGTGCCCAGAATATGGAGCAACAGTAGGATTCTTTCCAGTTGATAAGCAGAGCTTGTTTTACCTACGGCAGACTG GTCGTGATGAGGAGAAGATCAAGCTGATAGAGCAGTATCTGCAGGCCAGCCAACTTTTTCGAGACTATAGCAATCCTGATCAGGATCCAGTTTTCTCACAG GTGGTTGAGCTGGACCTTTCAACTGTTGTCCCTTGTTGTTCTGGGCCTAAGTTGCCGCATGACAAGGTACCAGTCACTGAGATGAAACCAGACTTCCAGTCCTGCCTTAGCAACAAGATTGGCCGCAAG GGCTATGGAATCCCAGAAGATAAACTTGAGACAAAAGTGCCATTTATCTATGATGGCCAGGAATACACCCTGGCACATGGATCTGTTGTCATCGCTGCCATCACTAGTTGCACCAACACCAGCAACCCTTCTGTCATGCTTGGAGCAG GTCTGCTGGCCAAGAAAGCTGTGGAAGTAGGACTCAGCGTGAAGCCATATATCAAAACCAGTCTGTCACCTGGCAGTGGGGTTGTCACATACTACTTGCGTGACAGTGGGGTTGCAGAATATTTGCAGAAACTTGG GTTTGAGATTGTGGGTTATGGTTGCATGACATGTATAGGAAACAGTGGCCCCTTGCCAGAGGAAGTGGCAGGTGCCATTGAAAAG AATGATTTGGTGGCTTGTGGCGTTCTCTCAGGAAATCGTAATTTTGAAGGCCGCATTCATCCCTTGACCCGTGCAAACTACCTCGCCTCACCTCCTCTTGTCATTGCTTATGCTTTAGCAGGAACAGTGCTTACTGACTTTGAAAAAGAACCCCTGG GCATGGGTGCTGAGGGGATGCCTGTTTTCTTGCGTGACATCTGGCCATCCAGAGCTGAGATTCAA caAATTGAAAGTCATAGTGTGGTGCCAGCTATGTTTCAGGATGTCTATTCAAAGATCTCT ATAGGCAACACTCGATGGAATTCCCTGGAGATACCAGAGACCGATCTGTATCCTTGGGACCCAAAGTCAACATATATTAAAAATCCTCCCTTTTTTGAAAACATG ACCAGAGAGTTGAAGCCCCTGGAGGGAGTCAAGGATGCTTATGTCCTTCTAAGCCTGGGTGACTCTGTAACTACTGACCACATCTCACCTGCCGGCAGCATTGCTCGCAACAGTGCTGCCGCTCGTTACCTCATTAGCCATGG cctTGTGCCGCGTGAGTTTAACTCTTACGGTTCTCGACGAGGCCATGATGAGGTCATGGCATGTGGTACGTTTGCCAACATCCGGCTAGTCAACAAGCTTATAAGCAAAGCGGGGCCTCGCACAATACACTTTCCTTCTGGAGAGGAG ATGGATGTGTATGATGTCGCACAGCGATACATCAATGAGGGACGACAGCTAATTGTTCTTGCTGGCAAAGAATATGGATCAGGATCTTCCCGGGACTGGGCTGCCAAAGGACCATGGATGCTG GGTGTGAGGGCAGTGATAGCAGAGAGCTATGAGAGGATCCACCGCAGTAATTTGGTTGGCATGGGGATTATGCCCCTTGAGTACCTGCCTGGTCAGTCTGCAGAGAGTCTAGGTTTGACTggcaaagaaacattttccatACCTTTGCCTGCTGACCTTGAGACAGGACAGATTTTAGATGTACAG GTGAGTGATGGCCGCACATTCCGAGTTAAAGCCAGGTTTGACACTGTAGTAGAGCTGACCTACTTTCGCCATGGCGGCATCCTGAACTACATGGTGCGACAGATGCTGTAG